The proteins below come from a single Natrinema sp. SYSU A 869 genomic window:
- a CDS encoding YihY/virulence factor BrkB family protein, with the protein MAIPETLTAIYRTASDRDLTFLAAGFAYYAFVSLIPLVLLALVVGSLLGGEQAAQRLITVAGDFLPASGEQLVTEALTTESGRAEATIVAFLVATWGALKVFRGLSLAFDKVYDEVAEDTLVDQIRDGLTVIVAGAVALVLMIGIGAALRLVPETVPFAGLLSWVALLAGLVFVFLPIYYVLPPIPVELGEVLPGALFAAVGWTVLQFGFQLYATNAAQYEAYGAVGAVLLFVTWLYFAGIIILVGAVLNVVRARPLIAE; encoded by the coding sequence ATGGCTATTCCGGAGACACTCACCGCGATCTACCGGACGGCGAGCGACCGCGATCTGACCTTTCTCGCCGCCGGCTTCGCCTACTACGCGTTCGTCTCGTTGATACCGCTCGTCTTGCTCGCGCTCGTCGTTGGCTCGCTGCTCGGCGGCGAGCAGGCGGCTCAGCGGCTAATCACCGTCGCCGGCGACTTCCTCCCGGCGTCGGGTGAACAGCTGGTCACCGAAGCGCTGACGACCGAATCGGGTCGCGCCGAGGCGACCATCGTCGCGTTTCTCGTCGCCACCTGGGGTGCGCTCAAGGTCTTTCGCGGCCTGAGCCTCGCGTTCGACAAGGTCTACGACGAGGTCGCCGAGGACACTCTCGTCGACCAGATCAGGGACGGGCTCACCGTGATCGTCGCCGGCGCGGTCGCGCTCGTCCTCATGATCGGGATCGGCGCGGCGCTCCGGCTCGTCCCCGAGACCGTGCCGTTCGCTGGCCTACTGAGTTGGGTCGCGCTGCTGGCCGGGCTCGTCTTTGTCTTCCTGCCGATTTACTACGTCCTCCCGCCGATCCCGGTCGAACTCGGCGAGGTCCTCCCGGGCGCGCTCTTCGCGGCCGTCGGCTGGACGGTCCTCCAGTTCGGCTTCCAGCTCTACGCAACGAACGCCGCCCAGTACGAGGCCTACGGAGCCGTCGGTGCCGTCCTCCTGTTCGTCACCTGGCTCTACTTCGCCGGCATCATCATTCTCGTCGGTGCCGTTCTCAACGTCGTCCGAGCACGGCCGCTGATCGCCGAATAG
- a CDS encoding CAP domain-containing protein → MEGKRSATTAIDTAEGTDRALLRGVVSLLIAIALICSLALGTALFIPQLIDVPGLENGAAPSSEPPPAGERNPAVTDPDNPGNSRYETNVETIASPTVEDFVHAEINDRRAEHGLEPLEWDGTVASVARAHTYDMAQREYFAHTNPTGEGPYDRFEDVDSYCQGYGENIAMTWVDRRVQRSDGDDVVRYQTAEGLANGLVNQWMNSTDHRHAILEEGETPSWDRAGVGVYIAEDGSVYAGQNFCREW, encoded by the coding sequence ATGGAGGGCAAGCGGTCCGCGACGACGGCGATCGATACGGCGGAGGGCACTGACCGTGCGCTGCTTCGAGGCGTAGTGAGTCTCCTCATCGCCATTGCCCTCATCTGTTCGCTCGCGCTCGGAACGGCACTGTTCATACCGCAACTCATCGATGTCCCCGGTCTCGAGAACGGAGCCGCCCCCAGTTCCGAGCCGCCGCCGGCCGGCGAACGCAACCCCGCGGTGACTGACCCGGATAACCCCGGGAACTCGAGGTATGAGACCAACGTCGAGACGATCGCGTCCCCCACCGTCGAAGATTTCGTCCACGCCGAGATCAACGACCGCCGGGCCGAGCACGGCCTCGAGCCCCTCGAGTGGGACGGGACGGTCGCGTCGGTTGCTCGCGCTCACACCTACGACATGGCCCAGCGCGAGTACTTCGCGCACACGAACCCCACTGGGGAGGGCCCCTACGACCGGTTCGAGGACGTCGACAGCTATTGTCAGGGCTACGGCGAGAACATCGCCATGACCTGGGTCGATCGGCGCGTCCAGCGGTCCGATGGTGATGACGTCGTTCGCTATCAGACCGCCGAGGGCCTCGCGAACGGGCTGGTCAATCAGTGGATGAACTCCACAGACCACCGACACGCGATCCTCGAGGAAGGCGAGACGCCCTCTTGGGATCGTGCGGGCGTCGGCGTTTACATCGCCGAGGACGGTTCCGTCTACGCGGGCCAGAACTTCTGTCGCGAATGGTGA